The Bacteroidales bacterium genome has a window encoding:
- a CDS encoding M6 family metalloprotease domain-containing protein codes for MRQLMKLLLLTFVWVSSLNSLMAVPAYPGIIQKTQSDGTTLNYYLFGDEYFSWARTTDGYTIKHNTVGDYVYMIKDIDGDLVLSEVIAHDPESRSDAELLFLSTLETEMFYSKEQMAIVQQAIAIRKAEDEKASRAFPTTGNRKLICILIGFQDRAFVKTQAEFNALFNQVGYSTGGATGSVKDYYLESSYNQFNLTVDVAGPYVASRNMAYYGSNTSGNPSALVREAINLADPHVNFAEYDNDNDGYVDAVYIIFAGYGEEAGGPADAIWSHASSLYPAVYKDGKYISRYSCSPELRGSYGQNITNIGVICHEFGHVLGAPDYYDTDYETGGQYSGTGDWDMMAGGS; via the coding sequence ATGAGACAATTAATGAAATTGCTGCTCTTGACATTTGTCTGGGTGTCAAGTCTTAATTCCCTTATGGCAGTGCCAGCCTATCCAGGTATAATACAAAAGACCCAATCAGATGGCACAACTTTAAACTATTATCTATTTGGAGATGAATATTTTAGTTGGGCAAGAACTACAGACGGCTATACTATTAAACATAATACTGTCGGAGATTATGTTTATATGATAAAAGATATAGATGGCGATTTAGTTTTATCAGAAGTGATTGCACACGATCCTGAATCAAGGTCTGATGCCGAATTGCTATTTTTATCGACCTTAGAGACAGAAATGTTCTACAGTAAAGAACAAATGGCAATTGTGCAACAAGCAATTGCTATTAGAAAAGCCGAAGATGAAAAAGCAAGCAGAGCATTCCCAACAACAGGAAACCGTAAATTAATTTGTATCCTAATAGGATTTCAAGACAGAGCTTTTGTAAAAACTCAAGCCGAATTTAACGCACTTTTCAATCAAGTTGGATATTCAACAGGAGGAGCCACAGGTAGTGTTAAAGACTACTATTTAGAAAGCTCATACAACCAGTTTAACTTAACTGTTGATGTTGCAGGTCCTTATGTTGCAAGTAGAAACATGGCTTACTATGGTTCAAACACTTCAGGTAACCCTAGTGCATTAGTAAGAGAAGCTATCAACTTAGCCGACCCTCATGTTAATTTCGCTGAATACGATAATGATAATGATGGATATGTTGATGCTGTTTACATTATTTTCGCCGGCTATGGTGAAGAAGCTGGAGGACCAGCTGATGCAATTTGGTCACACGCATCTAGTCTTTACCCAGCAGTATATAAAGACGGCAAATATATTTCAAGATATTCTTGTTCACCTGAACTAAGAGGTTCATATGGTCAAAATATTACTAATATAGGTGTTATATGTCACGAATTTGGACACGTTTTGGGTGCCCCTGACTATTATGACACCGATTATGAAACAGGCGGTCAATACTCCGGAACAGGTGACTGGGATATGATGGCAGGTGGTTCAT
- a CDS encoding HAD family phosphatase, producing MTIKMVVTDLDGTLLRDDKSIGYTDRNAFEKLGEKGIIRVAATGRSLYSISKVIPKKFPFDFIVFSTGSGVIDYNSHKLLIHNGLAAEQTEKVIKLFREEKLDFTVHFPIPDNHKFYYHQVNSNNIEFSNYCDFYRGHCTPADFSKPIFENACQLLSIMEDDIDRFNSVKSKLTDFKVIRTTSPIEHTTIWMEVFPPNVSKGDAVHWLCSKLKINKDQVLAIGNDYNDVDFLDYAGHARLVENGHPELKERYQIVPSNNSNGVSKAIQSLVEI from the coding sequence ATGACTATAAAAATGGTTGTAACCGATTTAGACGGTACTTTGTTACGAGATGACAAGTCAATTGGTTATACAGACCGCAATGCTTTTGAGAAACTTGGAGAGAAAGGAATTATTCGTGTTGCAGCAACGGGACGCAGTCTATATTCAATTTCGAAAGTTATTCCAAAAAAATTCCCGTTTGATTTCATAGTTTTTAGTACAGGAAGCGGCGTGATAGATTATAATAGTCATAAACTATTAATACACAATGGATTAGCAGCTGAGCAGACTGAAAAAGTAATAAAACTCTTTAGAGAAGAAAAACTGGATTTTACAGTCCATTTCCCAATACCTGACAATCATAAATTTTATTACCATCAGGTAAATAGCAATAATATAGAATTTTCGAACTACTGCGATTTTTATCGTGGCCACTGTACGCCTGCTGATTTTTCCAAGCCAATTTTTGAAAATGCTTGTCAGTTATTGTCTATTATGGAAGACGATATTGATAGATTTAATAGCGTTAAAAGTAAACTAACAGATTTTAAAGTAATTAGAACAACTTCTCCCATAGAGCATACCACGATTTGGATGGAAGTGTTTCCTCCAAATGTGAGTAAAGGTGATGCTGTTCATTGGCTTTGCAGCAAATTAAAAATCAATAAAGACCAGGTTTTGGCAATTGGAAACGATTACAATGACGTTGATTTTTTAGATTATGCGGGGCATGCTCGATTGGTTGAAAATGGTCACCCTGA